The proteins below are encoded in one region of Brassica napus cultivar Da-Ae chromosome A6, Da-Ae, whole genome shotgun sequence:
- the LOC106423227 gene encoding uncharacterized protein LOC106423227, whose amino-acid sequence MLKGNKKFEWLEEGENAFQQLKHYLATPPVLVKPIEVEPLFLYIAVSVTAVSGVLIREERVILTTFPLRTILHSPSQSGRLATWTIELSEYDVEYRPRTCTKSQLLVDFLVELPTGDMTNTEPDSTWVLHVDGSSSKQGSRIGIRLTSPTGEILEQSFRLEFHESNNEAEYEALIAGLRLAYGLKICIIHAYCDSQLVVNHYSGEYEARDERMEAYLKLVQDLPQDFNHFALTRIPRSENTQPDALAALASSLNPGRKRIIPVEFIEHPSIGPSVIANLIRGQIEDAEEIEGLPKGNMDQSKYGCDSPWLELIRAYIVNGTLPAEKWAAHKIKTQATRYVTVEGEIYKWRFSGPLMTCAEGEKARKVMEEVQSGSCGNHSGGRSLVVKIKRHVYYWPTMIKDCEKFARKCEKCQRHAPTIHRPAEVLSSISSLYPFMRWSMDIVRPLHNSKQKHFLLVLTDFFSKWVEAESYASIKDVQVENFIWKNIITRHGIPYEIVTDNGSQFISTRFEAFWEKWKIRLNKSTPRYPQCNGQEETINKTVLDGLKKRFRSQKGTMGR is encoded by the exons ATGTTGAAAGGGAACAAGAAGTTCGAATGGTTGGAAGAGGGCGAAAAtgctttccaacagctgaagcatTACCTGGCCACTCCTCCTGTTCTTGTAAAACCAATAGAGGTAGAACCGTTATTCTTATACATCGCGGTCTCCGTAACAGCAGTAAGCGGCGTTTTGATCAGAGAAGAACGCG TGATCCTCACCACCTTTCCCCTGCGCACGATTCTGCACAGTCCGAGTCAGTCAGGACGGCTCGCGACATGGACAATCGAACTGAGCGAGTACGATGTCGAGTACCGCCCAAGAACCTGCACAAAATCTCAGTTGCTGGTGGATTTCTTAGTAGAATTGCCCACGGGGGATATGACAAACACGGAACCAGATTCAACTTGGGTCCTTCACGTTGATGGATCATCGTCCAAACAAGGATCCAGAATTGGGATTCGGCTCACGTCGCCCACCGGAGAAATCTTGGAGCAGTCGTTTCGGTTAGAGTTCCATGAATCAAACAACGAGGCTGAATATGAAGCACTCATTGCAGGATTACGACTAGCCTATGGGCTGAAGATTTGCATCATACACGCTTACTGCGATTCTCAGTTAGTCGTAAATCATTACAGCGGAGAATACGAGGCAAGGGACGAAAGAATGGAAGCATATCTAAAACTCGTCCAGGACCTGCCCCAAGACTTCAACCACTTCGCCCTCACCAGAATTCCTCGCTCGGAAAACACCCAGCCAGATGCCTTGGCCGCGCTCGCGTCAAGCTTGAATCCAGGACGAAAACGGATAATCCCCGTGGAATTCATTGAACATCCGAGCATTGGACCGTCGGTGATCGCCAATCTGATTAGGGGACAAATCGAAGATGCAGAGGAAATCGAAGGTCTACCAAAAGGAAACATGGATCAGTCGAAATACGGTTGCGACAGCCCATGGCTAGAGCTGATCCGAGCATACATAGTCAACGGAACGCTGCCCGCCGAGAAATGGGCGGCACACAAAATTAAAACCCAAGCCACACGATATGTAACAGTAGAGGgagaaatctacaaatggagattctccggcccACTCATGACCTGTGCCGAGGGAGAGAAAGCGAGAAAAGTGATGGAAGAGGTCCAATCCGGATCGTGCGGAAACCACTCCGGTGGAAGGTCACTCGTAGTCAAAATTAAACGCCACGTTTATTACTGGCCAACTATGATCAAAGACtgcgagaaattcgcacgaaaatgcgaaaaatgccaaaggcacgcgCCCACCATCCATCGACCTGCGGAGGTCCTCTCGTCCATCTCATCTCTGTATCCCTTTATGCGATGGTCCATGGATATCGTCAGACCTTTACACAATTCAAAACAGAAACACTTCCTTTTGGTCCTTAcggatttcttttcaaaatgggtagaaGCAGAATCCTACGCAAGTATCAAAGACGTACAAGTCGAGAACTTCATATGGAAGAACATTATCACCAGGCACGGGAtcccttacgaaatcgtaacagACAACGGATCTCAGTTCATCTCTACCCGATTTGAAGCGTTCTGGGAGAAGTGGAAGATACGGCTGAACAAGTCAACTCCTAGGTATCCACAATGTAACGGCCAGGAAGAGACCATTAACAAAACCGTCCTTGACGGGCTAAAAAAGCGGTTTAGAAGCCAAAAAGGGACGATGGGCAGATGA